In Kytococcus sedentarius DSM 20547, the sequence CGTAGCCCAGCAGCACCGCGGAGCGTGCGTAGGCCATCCAGCCGAAGCGCTTCTTCACCTCGTCGTCGGTGGACTCCATGACGTCGGCATCCATGCCCACCCCGCCCATCACCAGGAAGTACTCCTCGTGGGTCTCGCCGTCGGTGTCCCAGTAGCGCACCTGGCCCACGTCCACCCGCCGGTCGGCGCCGGTGAGGGCGAGGTTCAGGGCGTCCTCGCGGGAGGTCACGGGCAGGTCGAGATTGCGGGCCAGCAGGTTGCCCGTGCCGCCGGGCACCAGGCCGAGCGGCACCTTGGTCCCCACCAACTGGCTGGCCACGGTCCGCACGGTGCCGTCCCCGCCGATGGGGACCACCAGGTCGCAGCCGGCGTCCAGCACCTCGCGGGCCTGACCGGCGCCGGGGTCCTCCTCGGTGGTCTCGAGCCAGAGCGGCTCGTCCCACCCGTTCTCGGCGCAGATCCGCTCCATCTGGCGGCGGACGTCGTCCACGTCGTCGAACTTGATGGGGTTGATGACGAAGCCCGCCCGCTGGCGGCCGACCCCATCGCGTCCGGTGGCCTCTGCAGTGGTGGGCATGCCCCTACGGTACGCGGCCGCCGTCTCGTAGGCTGGGCAGCGTGATCGACATCCGAGAGCTCCGTGCCAACCCCGACGCCGTGCGCGCCAGCCAGCGCACCCGAGGTGAGGACGAGTCCGTGGTGGACCGCGTGCTCGAGGTCGAGGCCCGCTCTCGCTCCAAGCAGGCGGAGTTCGAGTCCCTCCGCGCCGAGCAGAAGACCTTCGGCAAGACCATCGCCCAGGCGCCGGCCGACCAGAAGGCCGAGCTGGCCGCGCAGGGCAAGGAGATGGCCGCCCGCGTCAAGGCGCTGGAGGCCGAGGCCGGGGAGCTGGCCGCGGAGGCCGACCGCCTGCTGCGCACCATCGGCAACGTCGTGAAGCCGCAGGTGCCCGCTGGGGGCGAGGACGACTTCGAGGTGCTGGAGGAGGTCGGCACCCCCCGCGACTTCGCGGCCGAGGGATTCGAGCCCCGGGACCACCTGGAGCTCGGCGAGCTGCTGGGCGCCATCGACATGGAGCGCGGCGCCAAGGTCTCCGGCTCGCGCTTCTACTTCCTCACCGGCATCGGCGCCCGCCTCGAGCTGGCGATGATGAACATGGCCCTGGACCTCGCCCTGAAGAACGGCTTCACCCCGATGATCACCCCGTCGCTGGTGAACCCGGACGTGATGGCCGGCGCCGGCTTCCTCGACAGCCATGCCGATGAGGTGTACCACCTGGAGGCCGACGACCAGTACCTCGTGGGCACCTCCGAGGTCGCCCTGGCCGGCTACCACGCCGACGAGATCCTCGACCTCGCCGACGGGCCGCGCCGCTACGCCGGCTGGTCCACCTGCTACCGCCGCGAGGCCGGCAGCCACGGCAAGGACACCCGCGGCATCATCCGCGTGCACCAGTTCACCAAGCTGGAGATGTTCATCTACTGCACGGCCGAGGAGGCCGAGACGGAGCACGAACGCCTGCTGGCCCTGGAGAAGGAGATGCTCGGCGCGATGGAGCTGCCCTACCGCGTGATCGACGTGGCCGCGGGTGACCTGGGTGGCCCGGCGGCGCGGAAGTTCGACTGCGAGGCCTGGGTGCCCACGCAGGGCAAGCACCGCGAGCTGACCTCTACCTCCAACTGCACCACCTTCCAGGCCCGTCGCCTGCGCACGCGGGAGCGCGTGGCCGGTGGCAAGGGCACACAGGTGGTGGCCACGCTCAACGGCACGCTCGCCACGACCCGCTGGCTGGTGGCCATCCTGGAGAACCACCAGCTCCCCGACGGGTCGGTGCGCGTGCCCGAGGCGTTGCGGCCGTACCTGGGTGGCCTCGAGGTCATCGAGCCCGTCGGCCGATGACCGGCGCCACCCGCCCGCTGATGGTCTGCCTCGACCTGGACGGCACCACCATCGACTACGACAGCGTGCTGCACCCCGAGGTGCGCGATGCGGTGCTGGCCACCTCGGCGGCCGGCCACACCGTGCTCATCGCGACCGGCCGCACGCTCATGGCCACCCTGCCGCTGGCCCGTGAGCTGGAGCTGACCACCGGCTACCTGGTGTGCTCCAACGGCGCGGTGGTGGTGCGCCTGCACCCGGAGCTGCCGGACGGCCACGAGATCGTCGAGAAGGTGACCTTCGACCCGGGACCGGCGCTGGCACTGCTGCGCGAGCACCTGCCGGGGGCCTTCGTGGCGGCCGAGGTGATCGGGGTGGGTCACCGCATCAGCGAGGGCTTCCCCCAGGACCTGCTCCAGGGCGAGCTGACCCTGGCCAGCTGGGAGGAGCTGGGCTCCGAGCCGGTCACCCGCCTGACCTTCCACGACCCCGGCGGCACCGAGCAGGAGTTCCTCGACGCGATCGACGACATCGGCCTGCACGGGGTGAACTACTCGGTGGGTTACACGGCGTGGCTGGACCTGGCGCCCGAGGGCGTCTCGAAGGCCTCCGCGCTGGAGGGTGTGCGCCGCTGGCTGGGGGTGGAGCCGGGCGACACCTTGGCCGTCGGTGACCAGCGCAACGACCTGGAGATGCTCGACTGGGCCGCCCGGGGCGTGGCGATGGGGCAAGCGCCCGCCGAGGTGCTCGCGGCCGCCGACGAGGTGACCGGGCACGTGGACGACCACGGCCTGGCCCAGGTGCTGCGCTCGCTGGAGGGTGTCGAGGCGGTGCTGGACCGGTGAGCCCGGCCCCACTGCACATCAGCAGCCCGGCGAACCCCCGCATCAAGGCGCTGCGTGAGTTGCGGCGCCGTCGGGCCCGTGAGGCCACCGGCAGCACGCTGGTGGAGGGCTACGAGGAGCTGCAGATCGCCCTGGCCGGCGGCGTGCGCCCGCGGGAGCTGTACCTCTGTGAGGAGCTGATGGCCGACCCCGCGGCCCAGCAGGACGTGGTGGAGCTGGCCTCGCAGCGGGGGGCCGGCATCGTCACGCTGAGCCGGGCCGTCTTCGAGAAGGCGGCCTACCGGGAGGGGCCCGACGGCTTCCTGGCCGTCGTGCCCACCCCCGGGGTGGCGCTGGCCGACCTGCCACAGCCGGACGGGCCGGGGCTGTACGTGGTGGCCGAGCACCTGGAGAAGCCGGGCAACCTGGGCGCCATCCTGCGCACGGCGGACGCGGCGGGGGTCGATGCGGTGATCGCGGCCGACCCGGTGACCGACTGGGGCAACCCGAACGTGGTGCGCGGCTCGAAGGGGACGGTGTTCTCGGTGCCGGTGGCCACCGCACCGACTCCCGAGGTGCTGGACTTCCTGGCCGGGCGCGGGATGACGCTGGTGGCGACCACGCCGCACACCGAGGTGCTGCACACGCAGGTGGACCTGACCGGCCCCGTCGCGATCGCGGTCGGGGCGGAGAAGACGGGGCTCACCGCATCGGCGCTGGAGGGCGCGACCCACCGGGTGAGGATCCCGATGGTGGGTCGCGCGAACTCGCTCAACGTCGCCACGAGCGCGGCGATCGTGGTCTACGAGGCGGTGCGGCAGCGGCTCGGCTGAGTCCCGTTCGGCGCGTGGACAGGCCGATGTCGGACCCTGCCGCCGCCCGTGCGACGATGGCGCCATGCGTATTGACCACGTCTCCTTCGCTGCTGGCCCCGAGGGTCTGGACGCCGCTGCCGCGCGTCTGGGAGAGGCCCTCGGCATCGAGGTCGTCGACGGTGGGAACCACCCCCGATTCGGCACCCGCAACATGGTGCTGCCTCTGGCCGACGGCCGGTGGGTGGAGGTCGTGGAGCCGTTGGAGCACCCGGTGACGGACAAGGTGCCCTTCGGCCAGGCCGTGAAGGCGCGCAGCGAGGCCGGTGGTGGCTGGCTCGGCTGGGTGGTGGCGATGGACGACCTGTCACCGGTGGAGGAGCGGCTGGGGCGTGACTCCGTGCTGGGCAACCGCCACCGTCCGGACGGCACGGAGCTGACTTGGCGCCAGATCGGCGTGAAGGGCCTCATCGCCGACCCGCAGCTGCCCTTCTTCCTGCGCTGGGACGAGGGTCAGAAGCACCCCTCCGAGGTGGGCCCCTCGACCGCGACGCTGGCCAGTCTGCAGGTGGCCGGTGACCCCGGCCGGGTGCGGGACTGGCTGGGCCTGTCCGGCGAGCCGGGCACCGACCGTGAGGACTGGGAGCCGGAGGTGAGCTTCGACTTCGTGGCCCCCAACGGCACCCCGGGCCTGCTCTCGGTGACCTTCCAGACGCAGAACGGTCCCGTCACCGTCTGAGGCGGTTCTCCCGCAGCCCTGGTGGATGGGGGCGCGGGCTCACACCCGCGTGCCGGTACCCACGCTGACGCGGTGGCTGCCCAGCAGCACCCCGGCCAGCGGCACCAGCGAGAGCGCCGCAGCACCCACCGGCGGCACCCACCCCGCCACCACGACCACCACCGCGATCGCGTGGTACGCGGCCGCCAGCATCACGTTCTGACCCACCACCGCGCCGGTGTGGCGGGTGAGGCTCACCGCATCGGCGATGGCGGCCATCTCCGGCCGCACGGTCTCCACCTGGGCCAGGACACGGTTGTCCTCGTCGGCCCACACGGGGGCGATCACCAGGTCGGCGTGCACCGCCGCCTCGTCGGGGGTGTCACGGGTCAGCAGCGCCACCCGGTGCCCCTCGTCGAGCATCTCCTGCACCAGGGCCACCCGCCCGGCATCGTCCAGCCCGCCGGTCACCTCCGAGGCGTGCACCCCCACCCGCTCTGCCATGCGACGGGCCACGGCGGCCGGCTCGGCGCACATGAGGTGCGGCACCACATCGGCCCGCAGCAGGCGCTGCACCTCCTCGGACGCGCCGGGGCGCAACCGGTCGCGGAAGCGCAGCATGGCCGTGGGGCGCCCGCCCCAGCCCACGTAGGTCACGATCGCGTCGTCGTCCGGCTCGGGGCGCAGGCTGGGGGGGATGGAGTCGAACAGGTCCTCGGTGCCCAGCGTCACCTCCACGTCCTTGATGCGGGCCGTCATCCCCGCCCCCCGCAGGGTGCGGTCGCTGATGGGGCGGGGCGTCATCGACCGTGCGCGGGCAGCGCTGGACAGGGCCCGCGCGATGGGTCCCTCGGCGTCCTGCGCGACGGACACCGCGGCCAGCAGCGCGGCATCGGGGTCCAGACCCGGCATCGGCAGGACCTCCACCAGCCGTGGGTGGCCGGTGGCGATGGCCGAGGAGGGGTCCACCAGGGCGAGGTCGATGTCGCGCGCCGATTGCAACGGACGGGCGCCCTTCATGCGTAGCCCCAGCAGCGCGCCGCGCAGGGTCGCGGCGCGCAGGGCCGTGGGCACGGCCGCCAGCACGGCGGCGGGGGAGGCCGCCAGCAGGACGGCGGTGGCCACCCGGGCGCCGGCGCCCGCATCGGTCAGCAGTCCGTGGGCCAGGCCGGCCACGGTGGCGACGCCGAGCACCAGCGGCACGGCCCACCAGGCGGCCTTGTCGGTGGTGCGCTGGATGGGCAGGCGCGGCACACCCTCCCGGTAGCGCGCGGGAGCACCGGCCCGCACCGGGGCGTCGGGGGCCGGGGGGACCGGCAGCACCGGCCCGGACGGTTGCCGCAGGGCCGCCTGGGCGGGGCGCAGCACGCGTGCGATGGCGGTGTCGTCCCCCGCGCGCACGACGGTCCCCACCAGGGCGTTGCGCGGCACGGCGCCGGCCACCACCACGTCGCCGGGGATCACCGGGTGGGCGTCCGCGCGGTGGGTGAGGCGTTGCAGGGTCACCAGGCCCTCGCCGTCGGTGACCAGCAGATCGGCTGGGACCACCGCGCCGGCCGGGACGAGCACCTCGTCGCCGGGCTCCAGCGATGCCCGCGGCACCGTGGTGCGGCGACGGGCGCCCCCGGACTCCACGATGCGGGTGGCCGTCACCCCCAGCGTGCGCCGCATCCGCAGCAGGCGCACGAGCAGTCGGCCGCGGGCCCAGCGCACGGCCCACGGCACCACGGCCAGCACGGCCGCGGCGGCGGTGGTGCCCACGAAGGCCGTGGTGTGACCCGTGGTGGCGAGCTCGGCGATGCCGTGCACGGCCGAGAGCACGCCGGCCGCCACCGGTAGCCACAGCACCGAGCGCCACGAGGCCCGCAGGTCCGCCACGGCGTGGGGGGCGGCCAGCGCCCACGCTCCCAGGGCCGGGATGGCCGTGAGCACCGCCGGGGCAGGGCCGGCCTCCACCAGGAACGCGGCCGCCAGTGCCACCAGTGTGAGCAGGACCGTGGCCACCGCGGCGAACACGCCGCGGTCCGTGGACCGGCGGGTGGTGGGCGCACGCTCGTCGGTCCGGGGCGTGGACGAGTTCCCGAGGACGTCGCGGGGGTCGGTCTCGGCTGCGGGGCGGGAGGACTCGGCCATGATGTGGCTACGGTACTTGGCCCACTCTCCTCGGCGCCGTGCGACCGGGTACCCGCCCCCGGGCCCCGCGAGCCCCCGGCCCCCGAGCACCCGGTACCCGGCGTCCCGGGTGCCCACGGGGTGGCGTGCTCCCCGTGTTTGAATGGCCCGCCGGTGGCCCGAGGGGGCGGTCACCCGCGCCCGACCAGCCCCCGACGGAGGTGCCCATGCCGGCCGACACGCTCGCGCCCGACCACGCCGACCACGCCGACCGCTCGGAGTCCACGGTGCGCTCCGGCGCGCAGGTGGCGGTCTTCGCCGCCCTCATCGCCGCCCTGGCCGTAGTGCCGGGGCTGCTGATCTTCGGTGGCTCGGTCCCGGTGACCCTGCAGACGCTGGGGGTGACGCTGGCGGCGCTGGCGCTCGGCCCGTGGGCGGGTGCCGCGGCGGTGCTCATCTACCTGGCGCTCATCGCCATCGGTCTGCCCGTGGGTAGCGGCGGCGCCGGCGGCCTGGGTGTGCTGACCGGCCCCACCGGCGGCTACCTGGTGGGCTTCGTGCTGGGCGCCGTGGTGATCGGCGCGCTGGCCCGGCTCGCGATGCGCCGCGGCGGCCGGATGGTGGGTCTGTGGCTCTTCGTCGCCGGCCTGGCCGGCCTACCGGTGTTCTACGCCGTGGGGGTGCCGTGGCTGAAGTTCGCCACCGGCATGCCCTGGGGCTCCGCCTGGCAGCTGGGCGCCGCGGTATTCGTGCCCGGCGACCTGCTGAAGGCCGGGTTGGCCGCGGTCATCATCGCCGCGGTGGCCCGCGCCCTGCCCGACACCCTGCCGTCGGACCGCTGAGCGCACCCGAGACCGTGTCCGGCCCGGGCCCCGTGATCCGCTTCGAGGACGTGAGCCTCACCCGGCAGGGCCGCACCGCACTCGAGGGGGTGAGCCTGACCCTCACCGAGCCGCGCGTCGCCCTCATCGGCGCCAACGGGTCGGGCAAGTCCACGCTGGCGCGCTGCATCATCGGTTTGGACAAACCGACCGCCGGGCGGGTGGAGGTCAACGGTCTCGACGTGCGGCGCCAGGCCAGGGTGGTGCGGCGCGAGGTGGGCTTCCTGTTCAGTGACCCCGACCACCAGATCGTCATGCCCACCGTGCGCGAGGACCTGGAGTTCTCCGCCGGGCGGCGTGGGTGGTCGGCGGCGCAGCGGGCCGATGCGGTGGACGCCGCCCTGGTGCGCGCCGGGCTCG encodes:
- a CDS encoding diacylglycerol/lipid kinase family protein, producing MPTTAEATGRDGVGRQRAGFVINPIKFDDVDDVRRQMERICAENGWDEPLWLETTEEDPGAGQAREVLDAGCDLVVPIGGDGTVRTVASQLVGTKVPLGLVPGGTGNLLARNLDLPVTSREDALNLALTGADRRVDVGQVRYWDTDGETHEEYFLVMGGVGMDADVMESTDDEVKKRFGWMAYARSAVLLGYDTPVPASIRTGEDEPVHKKIRSVLFGNVGKLQGGVAVLPEARIDDGQLDTLVVAPRGITGWAGVVAGMVTRGSVGGGNVSYHQGTQVDVQLATPTRAQVDGDGVGYVTRIAGRIVPEALTVRVRPEGQRGARRAGSAA
- the serS gene encoding serine--tRNA ligase codes for the protein MIDIRELRANPDAVRASQRTRGEDESVVDRVLEVEARSRSKQAEFESLRAEQKTFGKTIAQAPADQKAELAAQGKEMAARVKALEAEAGELAAEADRLLRTIGNVVKPQVPAGGEDDFEVLEEVGTPRDFAAEGFEPRDHLELGELLGAIDMERGAKVSGSRFYFLTGIGARLELAMMNMALDLALKNGFTPMITPSLVNPDVMAGAGFLDSHADEVYHLEADDQYLVGTSEVALAGYHADEILDLADGPRRYAGWSTCYRREAGSHGKDTRGIIRVHQFTKLEMFIYCTAEEAETEHERLLALEKEMLGAMELPYRVIDVAAGDLGGPAARKFDCEAWVPTQGKHRELTSTSNCTTFQARRLRTRERVAGGKGTQVVATLNGTLATTRWLVAILENHQLPDGSVRVPEALRPYLGGLEVIEPVGR
- a CDS encoding HAD family hydrolase gives rise to the protein MTGATRPLMVCLDLDGTTIDYDSVLHPEVRDAVLATSAAGHTVLIATGRTLMATLPLARELELTTGYLVCSNGAVVVRLHPELPDGHEIVEKVTFDPGPALALLREHLPGAFVAAEVIGVGHRISEGFPQDLLQGELTLASWEELGSEPVTRLTFHDPGGTEQEFLDAIDDIGLHGVNYSVGYTAWLDLAPEGVSKASALEGVRRWLGVEPGDTLAVGDQRNDLEMLDWAARGVAMGQAPAEVLAAADEVTGHVDDHGLAQVLRSLEGVEAVLDR
- a CDS encoding TrmH family RNA methyltransferase translates to MSPAPLHISSPANPRIKALRELRRRRAREATGSTLVEGYEELQIALAGGVRPRELYLCEELMADPAAQQDVVELASQRGAGIVTLSRAVFEKAAYREGPDGFLAVVPTPGVALADLPQPDGPGLYVVAEHLEKPGNLGAILRTADAAGVDAVIAADPVTDWGNPNVVRGSKGTVFSVPVATAPTPEVLDFLAGRGMTLVATTPHTEVLHTQVDLTGPVAIAVGAEKTGLTASALEGATHRVRIPMVGRANSLNVATSAAIVVYEAVRQRLG
- a CDS encoding VOC family protein, which encodes MRIDHVSFAAGPEGLDAAAARLGEALGIEVVDGGNHPRFGTRNMVLPLADGRWVEVVEPLEHPVTDKVPFGQAVKARSEAGGGWLGWVVAMDDLSPVEERLGRDSVLGNRHRPDGTELTWRQIGVKGLIADPQLPFFLRWDEGQKHPSEVGPSTATLASLQVAGDPGRVRDWLGLSGEPGTDREDWEPEVSFDFVAPNGTPGLLSVTFQTQNGPVTV
- a CDS encoding P-type ATPase; the encoded protein is MAESSRPAAETDPRDVLGNSSTPRTDERAPTTRRSTDRGVFAAVATVLLTLVALAAAFLVEAGPAPAVLTAIPALGAWALAAPHAVADLRASWRSVLWLPVAAGVLSAVHGIAELATTGHTTAFVGTTAAAAVLAVVPWAVRWARGRLLVRLLRMRRTLGVTATRIVESGGARRRTTVPRASLEPGDEVLVPAGAVVPADLLVTDGEGLVTLQRLTHRADAHPVIPGDVVVAGAVPRNALVGTVVRAGDDTAIARVLRPAQAALRQPSGPVLPVPPAPDAPVRAGAPARYREGVPRLPIQRTTDKAAWWAVPLVLGVATVAGLAHGLLTDAGAGARVATAVLLAASPAAVLAAVPTALRAATLRGALLGLRMKGARPLQSARDIDLALVDPSSAIATGHPRLVEVLPMPGLDPDAALLAAVSVAQDAEGPIARALSSAARARSMTPRPISDRTLRGAGMTARIKDVEVTLGTEDLFDSIPPSLRPEPDDDAIVTYVGWGGRPTAMLRFRDRLRPGASEEVQRLLRADVVPHLMCAEPAAVARRMAERVGVHASEVTGGLDDAGRVALVQEMLDEGHRVALLTRDTPDEAAVHADLVIAPVWADEDNRVLAQVETVRPEMAAIADAVSLTRHTGAVVGQNVMLAAAYHAIAVVVVVAGWVPPVGAAALSLVPLAGVLLGSHRVSVGTGTRV
- a CDS encoding biotin transporter BioY, producing the protein MPADTLAPDHADHADRSESTVRSGAQVAVFAALIAALAVVPGLLIFGGSVPVTLQTLGVTLAALALGPWAGAAAVLIYLALIAIGLPVGSGGAGGLGVLTGPTGGYLVGFVLGAVVIGALARLAMRRGGRMVGLWLFVAGLAGLPVFYAVGVPWLKFATGMPWGSAWQLGAAVFVPGDLLKAGLAAVIIAAVARALPDTLPSDR
- a CDS encoding energy-coupling factor ABC transporter ATP-binding protein, with translation MSLTRQGRTALEGVSLTLTEPRVALIGANGSGKSTLARCIIGLDKPTAGRVEVNGLDVRRQARVVRREVGFLFSDPDHQIVMPTVREDLEFSAGRRGWSAAQRADAVDAALVRAGLEGHADHPCHLLSGGQKQLLALAAVLMAGPSVLVADEPTTLLDLRNRRRVAAELMALEQQVVLVTHHLDLIEGVDRVVVLDEGRVVCDDRPEVSIPFYERLMA